The Streptomyces sp. NBC_01197 genome window below encodes:
- the gnd gene encoding phosphogluconate dehydrogenase (NAD(+)-dependent, decarboxylating), translating into MELGLVGLGKMGGNMRERIRRAGHTVIGYDRNPDVADVHSLEELVGKLKGPRVVWVMVPAGAATQSTVDELAGLLSPGDVVVDGGNSRWTDDEKHAVELGIKGIGFVDCGVSGGVWGLENGYALMYGGDAENVAKVQPVFDALKPEGEFGSVHAGKVGAGHFAKMVHNGIEYAMMQAYAEGWELLEKVDSVTDVREVFRSWQEGTVIRSWLLDLAVNALDDDEHLDQLRGFAADSGEGRWTVEAAIDNAVPLPAITASLFARFASRQDDSPQMKMIAALRNQFGGHAVENKK; encoded by the coding sequence ATGGAGCTCGGTCTCGTCGGCCTCGGCAAGATGGGCGGGAACATGCGCGAGCGCATCCGCCGCGCTGGTCACACCGTCATCGGTTACGACCGCAACCCGGATGTAGCCGATGTCCACAGCCTGGAAGAGCTTGTGGGCAAGCTCAAGGGCCCGCGCGTCGTGTGGGTCATGGTCCCGGCAGGTGCCGCGACCCAGTCCACCGTCGACGAGCTGGCCGGCCTGCTCTCCCCGGGGGATGTCGTCGTGGACGGGGGCAACTCGCGCTGGACCGACGACGAGAAGCACGCCGTCGAGCTGGGCATCAAGGGCATCGGCTTTGTGGACTGCGGTGTCTCCGGTGGCGTCTGGGGTCTGGAGAACGGCTATGCGCTGATGTACGGCGGCGACGCGGAGAACGTCGCGAAGGTGCAGCCGGTCTTCGACGCGCTCAAGCCCGAAGGAGAGTTCGGCTCGGTCCATGCGGGCAAGGTCGGCGCCGGCCACTTCGCCAAGATGGTCCACAACGGCATCGAGTACGCCATGATGCAGGCGTACGCCGAGGGTTGGGAGCTCCTGGAGAAGGTCGACTCCGTCACCGATGTGCGCGAGGTCTTCCGCTCCTGGCAGGAGGGTACGGTCATCCGTTCCTGGCTGCTCGACCTCGCTGTCAACGCACTGGACGACGACGAGCACCTGGACCAGCTCCGTGGTTTCGCCGCCGATTCGGGCGAAGGACGCTGGACGGTCGAGGCCGCCATCGACAACGCGGTTCCGCTGCCCGCGATCACTGCGTCGCTTTTCGCCCGCTTCGCCTCGCGTCAGGACGACTCTCCGCAGATGAAGATGATTGCCGCACTGCGCAACCAGTTCGGTGGCCACGCGGTCGAGAACAAGAAGTAA
- the dnaN gene encoding DNA polymerase III subunit beta: MKIRVERDVLAEAVAWAARSLPARPPVPVLAGLLLKAEEGTLSLSGFDYEVSARVSVDAEIEEHGTVLVSGRLLADICRALPNRPVEISTDGVRATVVCGSSRFTLHTLPVEEYPALPQMPTATGTVPGEVFASAAAQVAIAAGRDDTLPVLTGVRIEIEGDRVTLASTDRYRFAVREFLWKPEDPEASAVALVPAKTLLDTAKSLTSGDTVTLALSGSGAGEGLIGFEGAGRRTTTRLLEGDLPKYRTLFPTEFNSIAVIETPAFVEAVKRVSLVAERNTPVRLSFEQGVLILEAGSSDDAQAVERVDAKLDGDDISIAFNPTFLLDGLSAIDSPVAQLSFTTSTKPALLSGRPALDAEADDAYKYLIMPVRLSG, encoded by the coding sequence GTGAAGATCCGGGTGGAGCGCGATGTACTCGCGGAGGCGGTGGCCTGGGCTGCCCGCAGCCTTCCGGCCCGTCCGCCGGTGCCCGTTCTTGCGGGCCTGCTGCTCAAGGCCGAGGAAGGCACGCTGAGCCTCTCCGGCTTCGACTACGAGGTCTCGGCGCGGGTCTCGGTCGACGCGGAGATCGAGGAGCACGGCACCGTCCTCGTCTCCGGCCGACTGCTCGCCGACATCTGCCGCGCCCTTCCCAACCGGCCGGTGGAGATCTCCACAGACGGAGTCAGGGCGACTGTGGTCTGCGGCTCCTCCCGGTTCACCCTCCACACCCTTCCTGTGGAGGAGTACCCGGCGCTGCCGCAGATGCCGACCGCGACGGGCACCGTCCCCGGTGAGGTCTTCGCCTCCGCCGCGGCCCAGGTGGCCATTGCCGCGGGCCGTGACGACACGCTGCCCGTTCTCACCGGCGTACGGATCGAGATCGAGGGTGACCGGGTCACCCTGGCGTCCACCGACCGCTACCGGTTCGCGGTCCGTGAGTTCCTGTGGAAGCCGGAGGACCCGGAGGCATCCGCGGTCGCGCTGGTGCCCGCCAAGACGCTCCTGGACACGGCCAAGTCGCTGACCAGCGGTGACACCGTGACGCTCGCGCTGTCAGGGTCCGGCGCCGGTGAGGGCCTGATCGGTTTCGAGGGCGCGGGCCGGCGTACGACCACACGGCTTCTCGAAGGCGACCTGCCGAAGTACCGGACGCTCTTCCCGACCGAGTTCAATTCGATCGCCGTGATCGAGACGCCCGCTTTCGTCGAGGCCGTCAAGCGTGTCTCCCTCGTAGCCGAGCGGAACACCCCGGTGCGGCTCAGCTTCGAGCAGGGTGTGCTGATCCTGGAGGCCGGATCGAGCGACGACGCACAGGCTGTGGAGCGGGTCGACGCCAAGCTCGACGGCGACGACATCTCGATCGCCTTCAACCCGACCTTCCTGCTGGACGGTCTCAGCGCGATCGACTCCCCCGTCGCCCAGCTCTCCTTTACGACGTCGACCAAGCCCGCACTGCTCAGCGGCCGGCCTGCTCTCGATGCCGAGGCGGACGACGCCTACAAGTACCTGATCATGCCTGTGCGGCTGTCCGGCTGA
- the dnaA gene encoding chromosomal replication initiator protein DnaA: MADVPADLAAVWPRVLERLLGEGQQNIEPKDKQWIERCQPLALVADTALLAVPNEWGKRVLEGRLAPLISETLTHECGRPIRIAITVDDTIGDPSPPAAPMQQSQQQQQPRYQHPQHDEPQHGDTYDGYGHRPSDDGMPTARPAYPDYQQQRPDPGAWPRTQEDLSWQQPRLGGFQERDPYTGPRSQSHHDYRQPDRQQYEQQRPDRHDLRDPQSSQRHLPAPSGAPGPLAAQPAPAPGPGEPQARLNPKYLFDTFVIGASNRFAHAAAVAVAEAPAKAYNPLFIYGESGLGKTHLLHAIGHYARSLYPGTRVRYVSSEEFTNEFINSIRDGKGDTFRKRYRDVDILLVDDIQFLASKESTQEEFFHTFNTLHNANKQIVLSSDRPPKQLVTLEDRLRNRFEWGLTTDVQPPELETRIAILRKKAVQEQLNAPPEVLEFIASRISRNIRELEGALIRVTAFASLNRQPVDLGLTEIVLKDLIPGGEDAAPEITASAIMAATADYFGLTIEDLCGSSRSRVLVTARQIAMYLCRELTDLSLPKIGAQFGGRDHTTVMHADRKIRALMAERRSIYNQVTELTNRIKNG; encoded by the coding sequence GTGGCTGACGTACCTGCCGATCTTGCCGCAGTGTGGCCACGAGTCCTCGAACGTCTCCTCGGCGAGGGCCAGCAAAACATCGAGCCGAAGGACAAGCAGTGGATCGAGCGCTGCCAGCCTCTGGCTCTCGTGGCGGACACCGCTCTTCTCGCCGTCCCCAATGAATGGGGCAAGCGGGTTCTCGAAGGGCGGCTCGCCCCCCTCATCAGCGAGACGCTGACTCACGAATGCGGCCGCCCGATCCGGATCGCCATCACGGTGGACGACACCATCGGCGATCCCTCCCCGCCGGCCGCTCCGATGCAGCAGTCCCAGCAGCAACAGCAGCCCCGCTATCAGCACCCGCAGCACGACGAGCCCCAGCACGGCGATACGTACGACGGATACGGCCACCGCCCCTCGGACGACGGAATGCCGACGGCCCGGCCCGCATATCCGGACTATCAGCAGCAGCGGCCCGACCCCGGAGCCTGGCCCCGCACCCAGGAGGACCTCTCCTGGCAGCAGCCCCGGCTCGGCGGCTTCCAGGAGCGTGACCCCTACACCGGTCCGCGCTCGCAGTCCCATCACGACTACAGGCAGCCGGACCGCCAGCAGTACGAACAGCAGCGGCCCGATCGCCACGACCTCCGCGACCCGCAGTCCTCGCAGCGCCACCTGCCCGCCCCCAGCGGAGCTCCGGGGCCGCTGGCGGCGCAGCCCGCTCCGGCGCCAGGCCCGGGGGAGCCGCAGGCGCGGCTGAACCCCAAGTACCTCTTCGACACGTTCGTCATCGGCGCGTCCAACCGCTTCGCGCACGCGGCCGCAGTCGCTGTCGCCGAGGCGCCGGCCAAGGCGTACAACCCGCTCTTCATCTACGGGGAGTCCGGGCTCGGCAAGACGCACCTGCTCCATGCCATCGGCCACTACGCCCGGAGCCTCTATCCGGGAACCCGGGTGCGCTATGTGAGCTCCGAGGAGTTCACCAACGAGTTCATCAACTCGATCCGCGACGGCAAGGGCGACACCTTCCGCAAGCGCTACCGCGATGTCGACATCCTCCTCGTCGACGACATCCAGTTCCTGGCGAGCAAGGAGTCGACGCAGGAGGAGTTCTTCCACACCTTCAACACGCTGCACAACGCCAACAAACAGATCGTGCTCTCCTCCGACCGGCCGCCCAAGCAGCTGGTGACGCTGGAGGACCGGCTGCGCAACCGGTTCGAGTGGGGCCTCACCACCGACGTGCAGCCACCGGAACTGGAGACGCGGATCGCGATCCTCCGCAAGAAGGCGGTCCAGGAGCAGCTCAACGCCCCGCCGGAAGTACTCGAGTTCATCGCCTCCCGCATCTCGCGCAACATCCGCGAGCTGGAGGGGGCGCTGATCCGGGTGACGGCGTTCGCCTCGCTCAACCGCCAGCCGGTCGATCTCGGGCTGACCGAGATCGTTCTGAAGGATCTGATCCCCGGCGGTGAGGACGCGGCCCCGGAGATCACCGCGAGCGCCATCATGGCGGCGACGGCCGATTACTTCGGGCTGACCATCGAGGACCTCTGCGGATCCTCACGCAGCCGCGTGCTGGTGACGGCCCGGCAGATCGCGATGTACCTCTGCCGTGAGCTCACGGACCTCTCACTGCCCAAGATCGGGGCGCAGTTCGGCGGCCGTGACCACACGACCGTGATGCACGCGGACCGGAAGATCCGTGCACTGATGGCCGAGCGACGTTCCATCTACAACCAGGTCACGGAGCTCACCAACCGCATCAAGAACGGCTGA
- the rpmH gene encoding 50S ribosomal protein L34, with the protein MSKRTFQPNNRRRAKTHGFRLRMRTRAGRAILATRRGKGRSRLSA; encoded by the coding sequence GTGAGCAAGCGCACCTTCCAGCCGAACAACCGTCGTCGTGCGAAGACCCACGGTTTCCGTCTCCGTATGCGTACGCGCGCCGGTCGCGCCATTCTGGCGACCCGCCGTGGCAAGGGTCGCTCCCGCCTGTCCGCCTGA
- the rnpA gene encoding ribonuclease P protein component → MLPTENRLRRREDFAAAVRRGRRAGRPLLVVHLRSGTTDPHVPGESTPPTRAGFVVSKAVGGAVVRTAVKRKLRHLVRDRLPQLPPGSLVVVRALPGAGTADHAQLARDLDAALARLLGGGAR, encoded by the coding sequence GTGCTGCCTACCGAGAATCGGCTGAGGCGGCGCGAGGACTTCGCAGCCGCAGTACGACGAGGGCGCCGAGCCGGTCGCCCGTTGCTCGTCGTCCATCTACGCAGCGGTACAACGGACCCGCATGTGCCTGGGGAGAGCACTCCCCCGACACGTGCGGGTTTCGTCGTGAGCAAGGCAGTGGGCGGAGCGGTCGTCCGCACCGCTGTGAAGCGGAAGCTTCGCCATCTGGTGCGCGATCGGCTCCCTCAGCTGCCCCCCGGTAGCCTGGTTGTCGTACGGGCGCTGCCCGGCGCGGGCACCGCCGACCATGCACAGCTGGCCCGAGACCTGGATGCCGCCCTGGCGCGGCTGCTGGGAGGGGGCGCGCGATGA
- the yidD gene encoding membrane protein insertion efficiency factor YidD: protein MKYPLLALIKLYQWTISPLLGPVCRYYPSCSHYGYTAIDRHGAVKGTALTAWRILRCNPWSPGGVDHVPPRKRPRWHELLRNAWRTSKGGHSGQETGPAAETSPNAQGA from the coding sequence ATGAAATACCCGCTGCTGGCTCTCATTAAGTTGTACCAGTGGACGATCAGCCCGCTTCTGGGGCCTGTCTGCCGGTACTACCCGTCGTGTTCCCACTACGGATATACGGCTATCGACCGGCACGGTGCGGTGAAGGGAACGGCACTGACGGCCTGGCGCATCCTGCGATGCAATCCCTGGTCGCCGGGTGGCGTGGACCATGTTCCGCCGCGCAAACGTCCGCGTTGGCACGAACTGCTGCGCAACGCGTGGCGGACAAGCAAGGGCGGGCACTCCGGCCAGGAGACCGGCCCGGCCGCAGAGACCTCGCCCAATGCTCAAGGAGCCTGA
- the yidC gene encoding membrane protein insertase YidC: MDTIASLFSFITTPVSWVIVQFHSLYGAIFGPDTGWAWGLSIVSLVVLIRICLIPLFVKQIKSTRGMQALQPKMKAIQERYKSDKQRQSEEMMKLYKETGTNPLSSCLPIIAQSPFFFALYHVLSAIANGQTKGYIDKPLLESAQKAHIFGAPLAAKFMDSSDKVAALGASLTDVRIVTAVMIIMMSASQFYTQRQLMTKNVDMSVKTPFMQQQKMLMYVFPLMFAVMGVNFPVGVLVYWLTTNVWTMGQQMFVIHRNPTPGSQAQSGLLERMQKHLIAHGSTRTRHQRNIIKGIASKETKDRNEAERKFITTLSKAGLVAQADGTVEKSDAAVAAEAEGISLAEAAPKRQQPKRQTKAKRQTGGAAQTSQSQTGEAKAAEKPADAKAADASSEKTSLDKGEAQADSKPASRNARQAKSGQRKGQQRPKHPSKK, from the coding sequence GTGGACACGATTGCCAGTCTGTTCAGTTTTATCACTACCCCAGTTTCGTGGGTCATCGTTCAGTTCCACTCGCTGTACGGAGCCATCTTCGGCCCTGACACCGGTTGGGCCTGGGGCCTGTCCATCGTGTCCCTGGTGGTTCTGATCCGGATCTGCCTGATCCCGCTCTTCGTGAAGCAGATCAAGTCGACCCGTGGCATGCAGGCGCTCCAGCCGAAGATGAAGGCGATCCAGGAGCGCTACAAGAGCGACAAGCAGCGTCAGTCCGAAGAGATGATGAAGCTGTACAAGGAGACGGGTACCAACCCGCTCTCCTCGTGCCTGCCGATCATCGCGCAGTCGCCGTTCTTCTTTGCGCTGTACCACGTGCTCTCTGCCATCGCCAATGGGCAGACGAAGGGGTACATCGACAAGCCGCTCCTGGAGAGCGCGCAGAAGGCACACATCTTCGGTGCCCCGCTGGCCGCGAAGTTCATGGACAGTTCGGACAAGGTGGCGGCGCTCGGTGCCTCGCTGACCGACGTCCGGATCGTCACCGCGGTCATGATCATCATGATGTCGGCGTCGCAGTTCTACACGCAGCGCCAGCTGATGACGAAGAACGTCGACATGTCCGTCAAGACGCCGTTCATGCAGCAGCAGAAGATGTTGATGTACGTCTTCCCGCTGATGTTCGCCGTGATGGGTGTCAACTTCCCCGTCGGTGTCCTCGTGTACTGGCTCACCACCAATGTGTGGACCATGGGGCAGCAGATGTTCGTGATCCACCGGAACCCGACGCCGGGCAGCCAGGCACAGTCCGGCCTGCTGGAGCGGATGCAGAAGCACCTGATCGCGCACGGTTCGACGCGGACGCGTCACCAGCGCAACATCATCAAGGGCATTGCGTCCAAGGAGACGAAGGACCGCAACGAAGCCGAGCGTAAGTTCATCACCACGCTGAGCAAGGCCGGTCTCGTGGCCCAGGCTGATGGCACGGTGGAGAAGAGCGACGCGGCCGTGGCTGCCGAGGCCGAAGGCATCAGCCTGGCAGAGGCCGCGCCGAAGCGTCAGCAGCCCAAGCGCCAGACCAAGGCGAAGCGCCAGACGGGTGGTGCTGCCCAGACGAGCCAGTCGCAGACCGGTGAGGCGAAAGCCGCAGAGAAGCCCGCCGACGCCAAGGCGGCCGATGCTTCTTCCGAGAAGACCTCGCTGGATAAGGGCGAGGCGCAGGCCGACTCCAAGCCAGCTTCCCGTAATGCACGCCAAGCCAAGTCCGGGCAGCGCAAGGGCCAGCAGCGCCCCAAGCACCCGTCCAAGAAGTAA
- a CDS encoding Jag family protein produces the protein MTEGTITSAAAEGDTLSRLEQEGEIAADYLEGLLDIADLDGDIDMDVEADRAAVSIISDASSRDLQKLVGRDGEVLEALQELTRLAVHRETGDRSRLMLDIAGFRAKKREELAALGAKAADEVKSSGEPVKLDPMTPFERKVVHDAIAAAGLRSESEGEEPQRFVVVLPA, from the coding sequence GTGACGGAAGGCACCATCACCTCCGCCGCCGCTGAGGGCGACACGCTGAGCAGGCTGGAGCAGGAAGGCGAGATCGCGGCTGACTACCTCGAGGGCCTGCTCGACATCGCTGACCTCGACGGTGATATCGATATGGACGTCGAAGCCGACCGGGCTGCGGTCTCGATCATCAGTGATGCGAGCAGTCGCGATCTTCAGAAGCTCGTGGGACGCGACGGTGAGGTACTGGAGGCCCTCCAGGAGCTCACCAGGCTCGCGGTGCACCGGGAGACCGGGGACCGCAGCCGGCTGATGCTGGACATCGCGGGTTTCCGGGCCAAGAAGCGTGAGGAGCTCGCCGCGCTGGGCGCCAAGGCGGCCGATGAGGTGAAGAGCTCCGGTGAGCCGGTCAAGCTCGACCCGATGACTCCGTTCGAGCGCAAGGTAGTGCACGACGCGATCGCTGCTGCCGGGCTGCGCAGTGAGTCCGAGGGCGAGGAGCCGCAGCGCTTCGTCGTTGTGCTTCCGGCCTGA
- the rsmG gene encoding 16S rRNA (guanine(527)-N(7))-methyltransferase RsmG → MTESAELPQAPEVAHEVFGEFFPEVVRYAELLADAGVKRGLIGPREVPRLWERHLLNCAVLSEVVPRGVTICDVGSGAGLPGIPLALVRRDLKITLLEPLLRRTNFLQEVVELLGLDHVTVVRGRAEEVLGKLPPVHVVTARAVAPLDRLAGWGVPLLRPYGEMLALKGDTAEEEIQGARAALSKLGVVETSVLQVGEGIVDPLSTVVRVEVGESPGGVRFAAKRAKAARVSRTRRRR, encoded by the coding sequence GTGACCGAGTCAGCGGAGCTCCCCCAGGCGCCGGAAGTGGCGCATGAGGTTTTCGGGGAGTTCTTCCCGGAAGTCGTTCGGTACGCGGAGCTGCTGGCGGACGCGGGGGTCAAGCGCGGGCTGATCGGACCGCGTGAGGTGCCGAGGCTCTGGGAACGACACCTGTTGAACTGCGCGGTGCTGTCCGAGGTGGTGCCTCGGGGGGTGACCATCTGCGACGTGGGCTCCGGTGCGGGGCTGCCGGGCATCCCACTGGCCCTGGTGCGCAGGGATCTGAAGATCACGTTGCTGGAGCCCCTGCTGCGACGGACCAACTTCCTGCAAGAGGTGGTGGAGCTGCTGGGGCTCGACCATGTGACGGTTGTCCGTGGCCGGGCAGAAGAAGTCCTGGGCAAGCTGCCGCCGGTCCATGTGGTGACGGCCCGCGCGGTAGCTCCGCTGGACCGGCTAGCCGGGTGGGGCGTGCCGCTGCTGCGTCCGTACGGGGAGATGCTGGCCCTCAAGGGCGATACGGCTGAAGAGGAGATTCAGGGCGCCCGGGCAGCACTGAGCAAGCTGGGTGTGGTCGAGACTTCGGTGCTTCAGGTCGGGGAGGGGATCGTCGATCCGCTCTCCACGGTGGTACGGGTCGAGGTGGGGGAGAGCCCCGGGGGGGTGCGCTTCGCTGCGAAGCGGGCGAAGGCGGCTCGGGTGAGCCGGACCCGTCGGCGCCGTTAG
- a CDS encoding AAA family ATPase, producing the protein MAGSVHCEPEVEESESLRSDANIAGPMTDPVPGPRTESAAEVVSRETPPPMDDTPIGRAAQLAVEALGRAGEGLPRPEQTRVMVVANQKGGVGKTTTTVNLAASLALHGARVLVIDLDPQGNASTALGIDHHSEVPSIYDVLVESRPLSEVVQPVPDVEGLFCAPATIDLAGAEIELVSLVARESRLQRALQAYEQPLDYILIDCPPSLGLLTVNAMVAGAEVLIPIQCEYYALEGLGQLLRNVDLVRGHLNPELHVSTILLTMYDGRTRLASQVADEVRSHFVHEVLKTSIPRSVRISEAPSYGQTVLTYDPGSSGSLSYLEAAREIALRGVGVHYEGRHAQTGSQNSQQSISEGIQ; encoded by the coding sequence ATGGCAGGCTCTGTGCATTGTGAGCCTGAAGTCGAGGAGAGTGAATCCTTGCGGTCCGACGCCAACATCGCGGGACCGATGACCGATCCGGTCCCCGGTCCCCGTACCGAGTCGGCGGCAGAAGTTGTTTCACGTGAAACACCGCCGCCGATGGACGACACCCCTATTGGTCGCGCTGCCCAACTGGCTGTAGAAGCTCTCGGCCGTGCCGGAGAAGGTCTGCCCCGGCCGGAGCAGACGCGCGTCATGGTGGTCGCCAATCAGAAGGGCGGCGTCGGCAAGACCACAACAACGGTCAACCTCGCCGCCTCGCTCGCGCTGCACGGCGCGCGTGTGCTGGTGATTGACCTGGATCCTCAGGGAAACGCCTCCACGGCACTGGGGATCGACCATCACTCCGAAGTTCCATCGATCTACGACGTCCTTGTAGAGAGCCGGCCGCTCTCCGAGGTGGTCCAGCCCGTTCCTGATGTCGAGGGTCTCTTCTGTGCCCCGGCCACCATCGATCTCGCGGGCGCTGAGATCGAGTTGGTGTCCCTCGTGGCTCGGGAGAGCCGCCTCCAGCGAGCGCTCCAGGCGTATGAACAGCCACTGGACTACATCCTCATCGACTGTCCACCATCCTTGGGCCTGCTGACCGTCAACGCGATGGTGGCGGGCGCTGAGGTGCTGATCCCGATTCAGTGCGAGTACTACGCACTTGAGGGGCTAGGACAGCTGCTGCGGAATGTCGATCTGGTCCGAGGACATCTCAACCCCGAGCTTCATGTGTCGACGATTCTGCTCACCATGTACGACGGCAGAACTCGTCTTGCCTCGCAGGTGGCAGATGAGGTGCGCAGCCACTTCGTCCACGAGGTCCTGAAGACCAGCATTCCGCGGTCGGTTCGGATCTCCGAGGCCCCGAGCTACGGGCAGACGGTCCTCACCTATGACCCCGGGTCCAGCGGTTCGCTGTCGTACCTTGAAGCGGCCCGCGAGATCGCGCTGCGAGGCGTCGGTGTGCACTACGAGGGCCGGCACGCACAAACGGGCAGCCAGAACAGTCAGCAGAGCATCTCGGAGGGGATCCAGTGA